Proteins encoded in a region of the Phacochoerus africanus isolate WHEZ1 chromosome 8, ROS_Pafr_v1, whole genome shotgun sequence genome:
- the TAS1R1 gene encoding taste receptor type 1 member 1 isoform X2: MLLWEACLLGLQLSLSCCWTLGCQGPESSPDFSLPGDYLVAGLFPLHGDHPEARRRPTVAFCDRPNTFNGHGYHLFQAMRFGIEEINNSSTLLPNVTLGYELYDVCSESANVYATLSILSKAGTGYVDIQENPALYSPKTVAVIGPDTTSRAATTAGLLGPFLVPLVSYDASSMVLGVKRVYPSFLRTIPSDDHQVEVLVLLLRRFRWDWISVVGSEGDYGQLGVQALEGQARRQGICIAFKDIVPFSAQPGDQRMQSMMGSLALARTTVVVVFSGRQLARVFFESVVLANLTSKVWVASEDWAISRHISSVPGIRGIGTVLGVAIPGRLVPGLKEFEEAYVRAEKGALGPCPRGSRCSTNQLCTDCWAFTAQEMPTLGAFSMSSAYNVYQAVYAVAQGLHQLLGCASGICSRGQVYPWQVPTSVCSSDCPEGHQRVIMSFHHCCFECVPCEAGTFLNKSDPYSCRPCGKEEWAPERSQTCFPRTVVFLTWHEPISCVLLAANTMLLLLVAGTAGLFAWYLDTPVVRSAGGRMCFLMLGSLAGGSCGLYGFFGEPMLPTCLLRQGLFALGFAIFLSCLTIRSFQLVFIFKFSAKMPTFFHAWVQNHGAGLFVVISSITQLLICLVWLAVWTPLPTREYQRFPQLVVLDCTEANSLGLRLAFTYNGLLLVSAFACSYLGKDLPENYNEAKCVTFSLLLNFVSWITFFTVASVYQGKYLAAVNVFAMLSSLSGGFSGYFLPKCYIILCRPDLNSTEHFQASIQDYSRCCGST, encoded by the exons ATGTTGCTCTGGGAGGCGTGCCTGCTGGGCCTGCAGCTCTCCCTTTCCTGCTGCTGGACTTTGGGCTGCCAGGGCCCAGAGTCCTCCCCTGACTTCAGCCTCCCTGGGGACTACCTCGTAGCTGGCCTCTTCCCTCTACACGGTGACCACCCAGAGGCGAGGCGCAGACCCACAGTGGCTTTCTGTGACAG GCCCAACACCTTCAACGGCCATGGCTACCACCTCTTCCAGGCCATGCGGTTTGGCATCGAAGAGATAAACAACTCCAGCACCCTGCTGCCCAACGTCACTCTGGGGTACGAGCTGTACGACGTGTGCTCGGAGTCCGCGAATGTGTACGCCACGCTGAGCatcctgagcaaggctgggacAGGCTACGTGGACATCCAAGAAAACCCTGCCCTCTATTCCCCCAAGACCGTGGCGGTCATCGGGCCCGACACCACCAGCCGCGCTGCCACCACCGCAGGTCTGCTGGGCCCCTTCCTGGTGCCCCTG GTCAGCTACGATGCCAGCAGCATGGTGCTGGGTGTGAAGCGGGTGTACCCCTCTTTCCTGCGCACCATCCCCAGCGATGACCACCAGGTGGAGGTCTTGGTGCTGCTGCTGCGGAGGTTCAGGTGGGACTGGATCTCGGTGGTGGGCAGCGAAGGTGACTACGGGCAGCTGGGGGTGCAGGCGCTGGAGGGCCAGGCCCGCCGGCAGGGCATCTGCATTGCCTTCAAGGACATCGTGCCGTTCTCCGCCCAGCCGGGCGACCAGAGGATGCAGAGCATGATGGGCAGCCTGGCCCTCGCGAGGACCACTGTCGTGGTCGTTTTCTCCGGTCGGCAGCTGGCCAGGGTGTTCTTTGAGTCTGTGGTGCTGGCCAACCTGACTTCCAAGGTGTGGGTCGCCTCCGAGGACTGGGCCATCTCCAGACACATCAGCAGCGTGCCCGGGATCCGGGGCATCGGCACAGTGCTGGGCGTGGCCATCCCCGGGAGGCTGGTGCCCGGCCTGAAGGAGTTTGAGGAGGCCTACGTCCGGGCAGAGAAAGGGGCCCTCGGGCCTTGCCCCAGGGGCTCCCGGTGCAGCACCAACCAGCTCTGCACAGACTGCTGGGCTTTCACGGCCCAGGAGATGCCCACACTTGGAGCATTCTCCATGAGTTCTGCCTACAACGTGTACCAGGCTGTCTATGCTGTGGCCCAGGGCCTCCACCAGCTCCtgggctgtgcctctggcatcTGTTCTCGAGGCCAAGTCTACCCTTGGCAG GTGCCAACGTCCGTGTGTTCCAGTGACTGTCCTGAGGGCCACCAGAGAGTGATCATGAGTTTCCACCACTGCTGCTTTGAGTGTGTGCCTTGTGAGGCCGGGACCTTCCTCAACAAGAGTG ACCCCTACAGCTGCCGACCCTGTGGGAAAGAAGAGTGGGCACCTGAGAGAAGCCAGACTTGCTTCCCACGCACCGTGGTATTCTTGACTTGGCACGAGCCCATCTCTTGCGTGCTGCTGGCAGCTAACacgatgctgctgctgctggtggctgGGACTGCTGGCCTGTTTGCTTGGTACCTAGACACCCCCGTGGTGAGGTCCGCTGGGGGCAGAATGTGCTTCCTCATGCTGGGCTCCCTGGCAGGGGGCAGCTGTGGCCTCTATGGCTTTTTTGGGGAGCCCATGCTGCCCACATGCTTGCTGCGCCAAGGCCTCTTTGCCCTTGGTTTCGCCATTTTCCTGTCCTGCCTGACAATCCGCTCTTTCCAACTTGTCTTCATCTTCAAGTTTTCTGCCAAGATGCCCACATTCTTTCACGCGTGGGTCCAAAACCACGGTGCTGGCCTGTTTGTGGTTATCAGCTCGATAACCCAGCTGCTTATCTGTCTGGTTTGGCTGGCAGTGTGGACCCCACTGCCCACCAGGGAATACCAGCGCTTCCCACAGCTGGTGGTGCTTGACTGCACAGAAGCGAATTCACTGGGCTTAAGGCTGGCTTTCACCTACAATGGTCTCCTCCTGGTCAGCGCCTTTGCCTGCAGCTACCTGGGTAAGGACCTGCCAGAGAACTACAACGAGGCCAAATGTGTCACCTTCAGCCTGCTCCTCAACTTTGTGTCCTGGATCACTTTCTTCACCGTGGCCAGTGTGTACCAGGGCAAGTACCTGGCCGCCGTCAACGTGTTCGCCATGCTGAGCAGCCTGAGTGGAGGCTTCAGCGGTTATTTCCTCCCCAAATGCTATATCATCCTGTGCCGTCCAGATCTCAACAGCACGGAGCACTTCCAGGCCTCCATCCAGGACTACAGCAGGTGCTGTGGCTCCACCTGA
- the TAS1R1 gene encoding taste receptor type 1 member 1 isoform X1, translated as MLLWEACLLGLQLSLSCCWTLGCQGPESSPDFSLPGDYLVAGLFPLHGDHPEARRRPTVAFCDRPNTFNGHGYHLFQAMRFGIEEINNSSTLLPNVTLGYELYDVCSESANVYATLSILSKAGTGYVDIQENPALYSPKTVAVIGPDTTSRAATTAGLLGPFLVPLVSYDASSMVLGVKRVYPSFLRTIPSDDHQVEVLVLLLRRFRWDWISVVGSEGDYGQLGVQALEGQARRQGICIAFKDIVPFSAQPGDQRMQSMMGSLALARTTVVVVFSGRQLARVFFESVVLANLTSKVWVASEDWAISRHISSVPGIRGIGTVLGVAIPGRLVPGLKEFEEAYVRAEKGALGPCPRGSRCSTNQLCTDCWAFTAQEMPTLGAFSMSSAYNVYQAVYAVAQGLHQLLGCASGICSRGQVYPWQLLEEIRKVNFLLHKHTVTFSDSGDSLSSYDIIAWDWSGPKWTFRVIGSSSSSLLSPVQLDINTTKIPWRGGDNQVPTSVCSSDCPEGHQRVIMSFHHCCFECVPCEAGTFLNKSDPYSCRPCGKEEWAPERSQTCFPRTVVFLTWHEPISCVLLAANTMLLLLVAGTAGLFAWYLDTPVVRSAGGRMCFLMLGSLAGGSCGLYGFFGEPMLPTCLLRQGLFALGFAIFLSCLTIRSFQLVFIFKFSAKMPTFFHAWVQNHGAGLFVVISSITQLLICLVWLAVWTPLPTREYQRFPQLVVLDCTEANSLGLRLAFTYNGLLLVSAFACSYLGKDLPENYNEAKCVTFSLLLNFVSWITFFTVASVYQGKYLAAVNVFAMLSSLSGGFSGYFLPKCYIILCRPDLNSTEHFQASIQDYSRCCGST; from the exons ATGTTGCTCTGGGAGGCGTGCCTGCTGGGCCTGCAGCTCTCCCTTTCCTGCTGCTGGACTTTGGGCTGCCAGGGCCCAGAGTCCTCCCCTGACTTCAGCCTCCCTGGGGACTACCTCGTAGCTGGCCTCTTCCCTCTACACGGTGACCACCCAGAGGCGAGGCGCAGACCCACAGTGGCTTTCTGTGACAG GCCCAACACCTTCAACGGCCATGGCTACCACCTCTTCCAGGCCATGCGGTTTGGCATCGAAGAGATAAACAACTCCAGCACCCTGCTGCCCAACGTCACTCTGGGGTACGAGCTGTACGACGTGTGCTCGGAGTCCGCGAATGTGTACGCCACGCTGAGCatcctgagcaaggctgggacAGGCTACGTGGACATCCAAGAAAACCCTGCCCTCTATTCCCCCAAGACCGTGGCGGTCATCGGGCCCGACACCACCAGCCGCGCTGCCACCACCGCAGGTCTGCTGGGCCCCTTCCTGGTGCCCCTG GTCAGCTACGATGCCAGCAGCATGGTGCTGGGTGTGAAGCGGGTGTACCCCTCTTTCCTGCGCACCATCCCCAGCGATGACCACCAGGTGGAGGTCTTGGTGCTGCTGCTGCGGAGGTTCAGGTGGGACTGGATCTCGGTGGTGGGCAGCGAAGGTGACTACGGGCAGCTGGGGGTGCAGGCGCTGGAGGGCCAGGCCCGCCGGCAGGGCATCTGCATTGCCTTCAAGGACATCGTGCCGTTCTCCGCCCAGCCGGGCGACCAGAGGATGCAGAGCATGATGGGCAGCCTGGCCCTCGCGAGGACCACTGTCGTGGTCGTTTTCTCCGGTCGGCAGCTGGCCAGGGTGTTCTTTGAGTCTGTGGTGCTGGCCAACCTGACTTCCAAGGTGTGGGTCGCCTCCGAGGACTGGGCCATCTCCAGACACATCAGCAGCGTGCCCGGGATCCGGGGCATCGGCACAGTGCTGGGCGTGGCCATCCCCGGGAGGCTGGTGCCCGGCCTGAAGGAGTTTGAGGAGGCCTACGTCCGGGCAGAGAAAGGGGCCCTCGGGCCTTGCCCCAGGGGCTCCCGGTGCAGCACCAACCAGCTCTGCACAGACTGCTGGGCTTTCACGGCCCAGGAGATGCCCACACTTGGAGCATTCTCCATGAGTTCTGCCTACAACGTGTACCAGGCTGTCTATGCTGTGGCCCAGGGCCTCCACCAGCTCCtgggctgtgcctctggcatcTGTTCTCGAGGCCAAGTCTACCCTTGGCAG CTCCTGGAGGAGATCCGCAAGGTCAATTTCCTTCTACACAAGCACACTGTGACATTTAGTGACAGTGGGGACTCGCTCAGCAGCTATGACATAATTGCCTGGGACTGGAGTGGCCCCAAGTGGACCTTCAGGGTCATCGGCTCGTCATCGTCATCATTGTTGTCGCCAGTTCAGCTAGACATAAATACTACCAAAATCCCATGGCGTGGCGGGGACAACCAG GTGCCAACGTCCGTGTGTTCCAGTGACTGTCCTGAGGGCCACCAGAGAGTGATCATGAGTTTCCACCACTGCTGCTTTGAGTGTGTGCCTTGTGAGGCCGGGACCTTCCTCAACAAGAGTG ACCCCTACAGCTGCCGACCCTGTGGGAAAGAAGAGTGGGCACCTGAGAGAAGCCAGACTTGCTTCCCACGCACCGTGGTATTCTTGACTTGGCACGAGCCCATCTCTTGCGTGCTGCTGGCAGCTAACacgatgctgctgctgctggtggctgGGACTGCTGGCCTGTTTGCTTGGTACCTAGACACCCCCGTGGTGAGGTCCGCTGGGGGCAGAATGTGCTTCCTCATGCTGGGCTCCCTGGCAGGGGGCAGCTGTGGCCTCTATGGCTTTTTTGGGGAGCCCATGCTGCCCACATGCTTGCTGCGCCAAGGCCTCTTTGCCCTTGGTTTCGCCATTTTCCTGTCCTGCCTGACAATCCGCTCTTTCCAACTTGTCTTCATCTTCAAGTTTTCTGCCAAGATGCCCACATTCTTTCACGCGTGGGTCCAAAACCACGGTGCTGGCCTGTTTGTGGTTATCAGCTCGATAACCCAGCTGCTTATCTGTCTGGTTTGGCTGGCAGTGTGGACCCCACTGCCCACCAGGGAATACCAGCGCTTCCCACAGCTGGTGGTGCTTGACTGCACAGAAGCGAATTCACTGGGCTTAAGGCTGGCTTTCACCTACAATGGTCTCCTCCTGGTCAGCGCCTTTGCCTGCAGCTACCTGGGTAAGGACCTGCCAGAGAACTACAACGAGGCCAAATGTGTCACCTTCAGCCTGCTCCTCAACTTTGTGTCCTGGATCACTTTCTTCACCGTGGCCAGTGTGTACCAGGGCAAGTACCTGGCCGCCGTCAACGTGTTCGCCATGCTGAGCAGCCTGAGTGGAGGCTTCAGCGGTTATTTCCTCCCCAAATGCTATATCATCCTGTGCCGTCCAGATCTCAACAGCACGGAGCACTTCCAGGCCTCCATCCAGGACTACAGCAGGTGCTGTGGCTCCACCTGA
- the TAS1R1 gene encoding taste receptor type 1 member 1 isoform X4, translating into MLLWEACLLGLQLSLSCCWTLGCQGPESSPDFSLPGDYLVAGLFPLHGDHPEARRRPTVAFCDRPNTFNGHGYHLFQAMRFGIEEINNSSTLLPNVTLGYELYDVCSESANVYATLSILSKAGTGYVDIQENPALYSPKTVAVIGPDTTSRAATTAGLLGPFLVPLVSYDASSMVLGVKRVYPSFLRTIPSDDHQVEVLVLLLRRFRWDWISVVGSEGDYGQLGVQALEGQARRQGICIAFKDIVPFSAQPGDQRMQSMMGSLALARTTVVVVFSGRQLARVFFESVVLANLTSKVWVASEDWAISRHISSVPGIRGIGTVLGVAIPGRLVPGLKEFEEAYVRAEKGALGPCPRGSRCSTNQLCTDCWAFTAQEMPTLGAFSMSSAYNVYQAVYAVAQGLHQLLGCASGICSRGQVYPWQLLEEIRKVNFLLHKHTVTFSDSGDSLSSYDIIAWDWSGPKWTFRVIGSSSSSLLSPVQLDINTTKIPWRGGDNQVPTSVCSSDCPEGHQRVIMSFHHCCFECVPCEAGTFLNKSDPYSCRPCGKEEWAPERSQTCFPRTVRLCLQLPG; encoded by the exons ATGTTGCTCTGGGAGGCGTGCCTGCTGGGCCTGCAGCTCTCCCTTTCCTGCTGCTGGACTTTGGGCTGCCAGGGCCCAGAGTCCTCCCCTGACTTCAGCCTCCCTGGGGACTACCTCGTAGCTGGCCTCTTCCCTCTACACGGTGACCACCCAGAGGCGAGGCGCAGACCCACAGTGGCTTTCTGTGACAG GCCCAACACCTTCAACGGCCATGGCTACCACCTCTTCCAGGCCATGCGGTTTGGCATCGAAGAGATAAACAACTCCAGCACCCTGCTGCCCAACGTCACTCTGGGGTACGAGCTGTACGACGTGTGCTCGGAGTCCGCGAATGTGTACGCCACGCTGAGCatcctgagcaaggctgggacAGGCTACGTGGACATCCAAGAAAACCCTGCCCTCTATTCCCCCAAGACCGTGGCGGTCATCGGGCCCGACACCACCAGCCGCGCTGCCACCACCGCAGGTCTGCTGGGCCCCTTCCTGGTGCCCCTG GTCAGCTACGATGCCAGCAGCATGGTGCTGGGTGTGAAGCGGGTGTACCCCTCTTTCCTGCGCACCATCCCCAGCGATGACCACCAGGTGGAGGTCTTGGTGCTGCTGCTGCGGAGGTTCAGGTGGGACTGGATCTCGGTGGTGGGCAGCGAAGGTGACTACGGGCAGCTGGGGGTGCAGGCGCTGGAGGGCCAGGCCCGCCGGCAGGGCATCTGCATTGCCTTCAAGGACATCGTGCCGTTCTCCGCCCAGCCGGGCGACCAGAGGATGCAGAGCATGATGGGCAGCCTGGCCCTCGCGAGGACCACTGTCGTGGTCGTTTTCTCCGGTCGGCAGCTGGCCAGGGTGTTCTTTGAGTCTGTGGTGCTGGCCAACCTGACTTCCAAGGTGTGGGTCGCCTCCGAGGACTGGGCCATCTCCAGACACATCAGCAGCGTGCCCGGGATCCGGGGCATCGGCACAGTGCTGGGCGTGGCCATCCCCGGGAGGCTGGTGCCCGGCCTGAAGGAGTTTGAGGAGGCCTACGTCCGGGCAGAGAAAGGGGCCCTCGGGCCTTGCCCCAGGGGCTCCCGGTGCAGCACCAACCAGCTCTGCACAGACTGCTGGGCTTTCACGGCCCAGGAGATGCCCACACTTGGAGCATTCTCCATGAGTTCTGCCTACAACGTGTACCAGGCTGTCTATGCTGTGGCCCAGGGCCTCCACCAGCTCCtgggctgtgcctctggcatcTGTTCTCGAGGCCAAGTCTACCCTTGGCAG CTCCTGGAGGAGATCCGCAAGGTCAATTTCCTTCTACACAAGCACACTGTGACATTTAGTGACAGTGGGGACTCGCTCAGCAGCTATGACATAATTGCCTGGGACTGGAGTGGCCCCAAGTGGACCTTCAGGGTCATCGGCTCGTCATCGTCATCATTGTTGTCGCCAGTTCAGCTAGACATAAATACTACCAAAATCCCATGGCGTGGCGGGGACAACCAG GTGCCAACGTCCGTGTGTTCCAGTGACTGTCCTGAGGGCCACCAGAGAGTGATCATGAGTTTCCACCACTGCTGCTTTGAGTGTGTGCCTTGTGAGGCCGGGACCTTCCTCAACAAGAGTG ACCCCTACAGCTGCCGACCCTGTGGGAAAGAAGAGTGGGCACCTGAGAGAAGCCAGACTTGCTTCCCACGCACCGTG CGCCTTTGCCTGCAGCTACCTGGGTAA
- the TAS1R1 gene encoding taste receptor type 1 member 1 isoform X3: MRFGIEEINNSSTLLPNVTLGYELYDVCSESANVYATLSILSKAGTGYVDIQENPALYSPKTVAVIGPDTTSRAATTAGLLGPFLVPLVSYDASSMVLGVKRVYPSFLRTIPSDDHQVEVLVLLLRRFRWDWISVVGSEGDYGQLGVQALEGQARRQGICIAFKDIVPFSAQPGDQRMQSMMGSLALARTTVVVVFSGRQLARVFFESVVLANLTSKVWVASEDWAISRHISSVPGIRGIGTVLGVAIPGRLVPGLKEFEEAYVRAEKGALGPCPRGSRCSTNQLCTDCWAFTAQEMPTLGAFSMSSAYNVYQAVYAVAQGLHQLLGCASGICSRGQVYPWQLLEEIRKVNFLLHKHTVTFSDSGDSLSSYDIIAWDWSGPKWTFRVIGSSSSSLLSPVQLDINTTKIPWRGGDNQVPTSVCSSDCPEGHQRVIMSFHHCCFECVPCEAGTFLNKSDPYSCRPCGKEEWAPERSQTCFPRTVVFLTWHEPISCVLLAANTMLLLLVAGTAGLFAWYLDTPVVRSAGGRMCFLMLGSLAGGSCGLYGFFGEPMLPTCLLRQGLFALGFAIFLSCLTIRSFQLVFIFKFSAKMPTFFHAWVQNHGAGLFVVISSITQLLICLVWLAVWTPLPTREYQRFPQLVVLDCTEANSLGLRLAFTYNGLLLVSAFACSYLGKDLPENYNEAKCVTFSLLLNFVSWITFFTVASVYQGKYLAAVNVFAMLSSLSGGFSGYFLPKCYIILCRPDLNSTEHFQASIQDYSRCCGST, from the exons ATGCGGTTTGGCATCGAAGAGATAAACAACTCCAGCACCCTGCTGCCCAACGTCACTCTGGGGTACGAGCTGTACGACGTGTGCTCGGAGTCCGCGAATGTGTACGCCACGCTGAGCatcctgagcaaggctgggacAGGCTACGTGGACATCCAAGAAAACCCTGCCCTCTATTCCCCCAAGACCGTGGCGGTCATCGGGCCCGACACCACCAGCCGCGCTGCCACCACCGCAGGTCTGCTGGGCCCCTTCCTGGTGCCCCTG GTCAGCTACGATGCCAGCAGCATGGTGCTGGGTGTGAAGCGGGTGTACCCCTCTTTCCTGCGCACCATCCCCAGCGATGACCACCAGGTGGAGGTCTTGGTGCTGCTGCTGCGGAGGTTCAGGTGGGACTGGATCTCGGTGGTGGGCAGCGAAGGTGACTACGGGCAGCTGGGGGTGCAGGCGCTGGAGGGCCAGGCCCGCCGGCAGGGCATCTGCATTGCCTTCAAGGACATCGTGCCGTTCTCCGCCCAGCCGGGCGACCAGAGGATGCAGAGCATGATGGGCAGCCTGGCCCTCGCGAGGACCACTGTCGTGGTCGTTTTCTCCGGTCGGCAGCTGGCCAGGGTGTTCTTTGAGTCTGTGGTGCTGGCCAACCTGACTTCCAAGGTGTGGGTCGCCTCCGAGGACTGGGCCATCTCCAGACACATCAGCAGCGTGCCCGGGATCCGGGGCATCGGCACAGTGCTGGGCGTGGCCATCCCCGGGAGGCTGGTGCCCGGCCTGAAGGAGTTTGAGGAGGCCTACGTCCGGGCAGAGAAAGGGGCCCTCGGGCCTTGCCCCAGGGGCTCCCGGTGCAGCACCAACCAGCTCTGCACAGACTGCTGGGCTTTCACGGCCCAGGAGATGCCCACACTTGGAGCATTCTCCATGAGTTCTGCCTACAACGTGTACCAGGCTGTCTATGCTGTGGCCCAGGGCCTCCACCAGCTCCtgggctgtgcctctggcatcTGTTCTCGAGGCCAAGTCTACCCTTGGCAG CTCCTGGAGGAGATCCGCAAGGTCAATTTCCTTCTACACAAGCACACTGTGACATTTAGTGACAGTGGGGACTCGCTCAGCAGCTATGACATAATTGCCTGGGACTGGAGTGGCCCCAAGTGGACCTTCAGGGTCATCGGCTCGTCATCGTCATCATTGTTGTCGCCAGTTCAGCTAGACATAAATACTACCAAAATCCCATGGCGTGGCGGGGACAACCAG GTGCCAACGTCCGTGTGTTCCAGTGACTGTCCTGAGGGCCACCAGAGAGTGATCATGAGTTTCCACCACTGCTGCTTTGAGTGTGTGCCTTGTGAGGCCGGGACCTTCCTCAACAAGAGTG ACCCCTACAGCTGCCGACCCTGTGGGAAAGAAGAGTGGGCACCTGAGAGAAGCCAGACTTGCTTCCCACGCACCGTGGTATTCTTGACTTGGCACGAGCCCATCTCTTGCGTGCTGCTGGCAGCTAACacgatgctgctgctgctggtggctgGGACTGCTGGCCTGTTTGCTTGGTACCTAGACACCCCCGTGGTGAGGTCCGCTGGGGGCAGAATGTGCTTCCTCATGCTGGGCTCCCTGGCAGGGGGCAGCTGTGGCCTCTATGGCTTTTTTGGGGAGCCCATGCTGCCCACATGCTTGCTGCGCCAAGGCCTCTTTGCCCTTGGTTTCGCCATTTTCCTGTCCTGCCTGACAATCCGCTCTTTCCAACTTGTCTTCATCTTCAAGTTTTCTGCCAAGATGCCCACATTCTTTCACGCGTGGGTCCAAAACCACGGTGCTGGCCTGTTTGTGGTTATCAGCTCGATAACCCAGCTGCTTATCTGTCTGGTTTGGCTGGCAGTGTGGACCCCACTGCCCACCAGGGAATACCAGCGCTTCCCACAGCTGGTGGTGCTTGACTGCACAGAAGCGAATTCACTGGGCTTAAGGCTGGCTTTCACCTACAATGGTCTCCTCCTGGTCAGCGCCTTTGCCTGCAGCTACCTGGGTAAGGACCTGCCAGAGAACTACAACGAGGCCAAATGTGTCACCTTCAGCCTGCTCCTCAACTTTGTGTCCTGGATCACTTTCTTCACCGTGGCCAGTGTGTACCAGGGCAAGTACCTGGCCGCCGTCAACGTGTTCGCCATGCTGAGCAGCCTGAGTGGAGGCTTCAGCGGTTATTTCCTCCCCAAATGCTATATCATCCTGTGCCGTCCAGATCTCAACAGCACGGAGCACTTCCAGGCCTCCATCCAGGACTACAGCAGGTGCTGTGGCTCCACCTGA